The Glycine soja cultivar W05 chromosome 8, ASM419377v2, whole genome shotgun sequence genome has a window encoding:
- the LOC114422806 gene encoding uncharacterized protein LOC114422806, translated as MHAGMNISLTKPFILRCFLISLFLSLPFLFLFLHLLSPPPHVTTTTNDLRIRPGYSSYDSYIQRQLNKTLNPRLRKIWTTRDWNRKIPVFARFFEDLKDKKLLNNASKALCIGARVGQEVEALRRIGVSDSVGMDLVPYPPLVVKGDFHNQPFDDGTFDFEFSNVFDHALYPERFVGEIERTLKPNGVCVLHVALSRRADKYSANDLFSVEPLVAMFRNSALVHVRSVDGFGLDTEVAFRKNVH; from the coding sequence ATGCATGCGGGAATGAACATCTCACTCACAAAACCATTCATCCTAAGATGCTTCCTCATCTCCCTCTTCCTCTCCCTacccttcctcttcctcttcctccacCTCCTCTCTCCGCCGCCACacgtcaccaccaccaccaacgaCCTAAGAATCCGACCCGGTTACTCCTCCTACGACTCCTACATCCAACGCCAGCTCAACAAGACCCTCAACCCGCGCCTCCGAAAAATATGGACAACCCGCGACTGGAACCGCAAAATCCCGGTTTTCGCGCGCTTCTTCGAGGACCTTAAGGATAAAAAACTTCTCAATAACGCGTCCAAGGCACTCTGCATAGGCGCGCGCGTGGGCCAAGAGGTGGAGGCGCTGAGGCGAATCGGCGTTAGTGACTCCGTTGGAATGGACCTCGTTCCATACCCTCCGCTTGTCGTTAAGGGCGACTTTCACAACCAGCCGTTTGATGACGGCACGTTCGATTTCGAATTCTCGAACGTGTTCGATCACGCGCTGTACCCGGAACGATTCGTGGGCGAGATCGAACGCACCTTGAAGCCCAACGGCGTGTGCGTGCTGCACGTGGCGCTGTCGAGACGCGCGGATAAGTACTCCGCTAACGACCTCTTCAGCGTGGAGCCCCTCGTAGCGATGTTTAGGAACTCCGCTCTGGTTCACGTTCGTAGCGTCGATGGTTTTGGATTGGACACCGAGGTTGCGTTTCGTAAGAACGTACATTGA